A window of Arthrobacter dokdonellae genomic DNA:
CGCGGCCCAGTCCGCGATCATCGAGAACAGCGAGAAAAAGCCGCCGTCACCGATGACGGCCACCATGTCAGCCCGACGATGAACGCTCCGGCGGAACCTGAACTGCTTCTCGGACGTTGGCCTGATTGATTCTGTTCCATGCTTCCGAGGATCTTTCCATGTATCCGCGAAGTTCCTTGACCGCTGCACAGCGGTTGGCTGCCCTCGAGCTCTTCAAGGAAGGGCGTGGTGGGCACAAGACGGCACCCACCAAGCATGGTGCGCCCCGTCTCAGCGCGCCCGTGGCGAAAACAACACCGATCTGGTCAGACGTAAACCCCAGGGTTCCGTTCCCGCTTGTCCTCTGCGGTGCGGGGCGTACCGACGGAGCCCCGCCGGACCAGGCTGGCCGTAAAGGCCGGTGTTGTGGCCTCCTGCTTCTGTCCCTCAATCTGCCGGATGAGGGCATTGGCGGCTGCCACGCCCATGTCGTAGACGGGCTGGGCTATGACCGTCAGTGGCGGTGTGGTCAGGCGGGTCCACGCGAAGTCGTCGTACATAAGGAACGAAACGTCCCCCGGGATGGAGAGGCCGAGTTCCTGGATGCCCTCGAGGACGCTGAGCGCGATGAGTCCGTCGGAGGCGACGACGGCGGTGGCCGGGTCGGACATGAGGAGGACTTCACGCGTGATGGTCTTGATGGATTCGCCGTTGCCGGCATTCAGCCGCACCAGGTCCTCAGGGAAGTACAATCCGGTTTCCAAGAACGCCCGCCGCATGCCCTCCAGGCGGTCCATGATCTGCGAGGAATCCAGCTGCGCCCCTTCGATGTACGGGGTGTCGGCTTTCAGGGTGGAGATGAAAGCGATCCGACGGTGCCCCCTTTCGAGCAGGTACAGGGTGGAGTCGTAGGAAATGCCGGTAATGTCCGCCGCGATGGTCTCAACGGCGAGCCCCTCGGCCCTGCGGTCCAGCAGGACCAGAGGACGGCCGGAGTCGTAAACACGCTGTAAATGTTCGGTTTCCACTGACGATGCGGGGGCCACGATGAGGCCGTCCACCCTTTTGTCCAAAAGGACCTGGACGGCGTCGACTTCCGCGGTCGTTTCCTCGTCGGTGTTGATCAGGATGACATTGACTCCGCTCTTCTTGGCCGTGTCGGAGATTCCACGCATGGCGAGGCCGAAGTGCGGATTTTCAATATCACCCACTACCACTCCGATGGTGTTGGACTTGCCGGTGTTCATGGTCCGGGCCAGTTCGTTGGGCCGGTAGTTCAACAGCTCGGCGGCAGCGAGCACCCGTTCCCTGACGTCATCGCTGACAGCGCCATAGCCGCCCAGCGCACGGGCGGCCTGTGCTTTCGACAGACGGGCTTCCCTTGCGACATCGGCGACCGTCGCGTCACGTCTCCTTGCTGAAGGATTGCTCATTTTCCACTTTCTTTAGCTCTTGACCGATGGGTGTGTCATGAATTACAGTTCTAGCAATCGATGTGAGTCCGGTCTCAATCATAGGTTGTGAGACCGGACTCCACAAGAGAATCACCCAAATTCACACGCGGCCCTACCCCAGACACCTTGCCGCCCACACCCGATTGGAACACGTAAGTGAAAAAATCCTTCAGGCTCCGCCCCGCCGCCCTGCTGGGCGCTGCGCTTGCCGCGGTCCTGGCCCTCTCGGCCTGCGGCGGCTCCTCTGCCGCCGTCAGCAATAACCCGTATGGGCTGATCCAGCCGGGCACCATCAGGGTGGCCAGTGTGGGAGACTCCAAGCCCTATACCTTCACCGACGCGCAGGGGAACTTCACCGGTTTCGACGTCGAACTGTTCACAGACGTCGCACACCGCGCCGGCGTGGACAAGGTCGTCTTTACCGGACAGGACTTCTCCTCCATCCTGCCTGCCGTTGCGAACGGGCAGTTCGACGTCGGGGTAGCCGCGATCGGCATCACCCCCGCGCGTAAGCAGACGGTGGATTTCTCCAACGGCTACCTGGCCGGCTACCTGACCGTCATCACCACCAAGACCTCGGGGATCAAGAGCGCCAAGGACCTGGCCGGCAAGCGCTTGGGTGTGGTGCAGGGATCACTGCAGGAAGCCTATGCGGTGAAGAACTTCCCCAATGCGAACCTGGTCCGCTTTCCGGATAACAACACGGCGATCTCGGCAGTCAACAGCGGATCCGTGGATGCCCATTTCCTGGACTACGAGGCCGCCAAGACCTACGAGAAGCAATTTGGTCTAGTCAGCGCCGCGGACATCCCCTCCTTTGACGCCCCGGCCGGTTTCGCCGTCGCCAAGGACAAGCCGGCCCTGCTGACCGCCCTGAACAAGGCCCTGGCCGCAGCGATGGAGGACGGGACCTGGAAGAAGCTGTACCAGAAGTGGTTCCCGGGCTCGCCGATGCCCGAGCAGTACCTGCCCAAGGCGGAGCAGACCTCCAGCCCGGCCCCGTCCCCCAGCGCAGCCCCAACCCAGTAGGATCGGCGCGCACGAGGGGACATCCGCGCGGGCCGGCACCAAACCCGGGACCGGCCCGCGCACCCCTTGTCCCGCACCCCTTCGTATTCGACAACCCCTATCTCTGAGAGCAACCCATGGACTGGCTCAACACCATCATCCGCACCTTCTTCGACTTCCCGGCAATGGGCCAGGTGCTCCCCCAGCTCCTTGCCGTCGGCCTGAAGAACACCCTGATCATCTCCGTCGCCGCCACCATCATCGGCGTCGTGCTCGGCATGGTCGTCGCCGTCATGGGCATCTCGCCCTCCAAATGGCTGCGCCTGCCCGCCCGCATCTACACCGACCTGTTCCGCGGCCTGCCCGCCATCTTGACCATCCTGCTGATCGGCCAGGGCTTCGCCAGGCTCAGCCAGTCCATTTTCGGACCCTCACCCTACCCGCTGGGCATCATCGCACTGAGCCTGATCGCCAGCTCCTACATCGGGGAAATCTTCCGCGCCGGCATCATGAGTGTCGAACGCGGCCAGCTCGAAGCGTGCCGGGCCCTGGGCATGAGCTACGCCAAGGGGATGGCCCTGGTCGTCGTCCCGCAGGGCATCCGCCGGGTGCTCCCTGCCCTAGTAAACCAGTTCATCGCCATCGTCAAGGACTCCTCCCTGGTGTACTTCCTGGGCCTGCTGGTCGGTGAACGCGAGCTGTTCCGGGTCGGGCAGGACGCAGCGGTCCTCTCCGGCAACCTCTCGCCGCTGGTCATGGCTGGCGTCTTCTACCTCATCATCACGGTGCCCCTGACCCACCTGGTGAACTACTTCGACAACCGTTTCCGCACCGGCCGGCGCCCCGCCGCCCCCAGCAGCGGGCTGAACGAAGTCAATGAACTCGACGCGGCCTCGCCGCTGATCACCGGGAGCAACACATGAGCGCCACCACCACCAGCCCAACCGCAGATATCGAGACCTTCCGTGGCTCCAGCCTCCAGCTGAAGAACCTCACCATGGCCTTCGGAGACATTGAGGTCCTGCGCAACGTCAGCCTGGCCATCGCCCCGGGAACCACGACTTGTATCATCGGACCTTCCGGGTCCGGAAAGTCCACGCTGCTGCGCGGTATCAACCGCCTGCACGAACCCAAAAGCGGTGACGTGATCCTGGACGGTGAAAGCGCCCTCGCACTCAAACCCGACGTCCTGCGCCGCCGCATCGGCATGGTCTTCCAGCACTTCAACCTCTTCCCGGACCACACCGCCCTGGACAACGTTGCTCTGTCCCTGCGCAGGGTCAAGGGCATGTCCCGGGCTGAAGCCACTGAACGCGCCCGCCGGCGCCTGGCCGAGGTCGGCCTCGCCGAACGGGCCGACCACCGGCCACGGGACCTCTCCGGTGGACAGCAGCAGCGCGTCGCCATCGCCCGCGCCCTCGCCATGGAACCCGAAGTCATGCTCTTCGACGAAGCCACCAGCGCCCTGGACCCCGAACTCGTCAAGGGCGTGCTGAACCTGATGGCCAGCCTGGCCGGACGGGGAATGACGATGGCCGTGGTCACCCACGAAATGGGCTTCGCCCGCAAAGTCGCCGACCAGGTCGTGTTCATGGACGAGGGAGAAGTCATCGAATCCGGCCGGCCTGAAGACCTCTTCGACAACCCGCAAAGCGAACGCCTGCAGCGCTTCCTCTCCGAGGTCCTCTGATGCCCCGCCCCAACCCGGCCACACCGTACACGCCGCTGCGCACCGCCGTCGTCGGCTACGGCATCTCCGGACGCGTCTTCCACACCCCGCTGATTGCCGCGGACCCGGCCTATTCGCTGGACGCCATCGTCACCTCGGACCCGCAACGGGCCCGTGAGGCTGCTGCCCGCTACCCCGGGACCCGAATCGTTCCCACACCGGAAGACCTGTTCGCACTGGCTGCCAACCTGGACCTGGTGGTCCTGGGCACCCCACCGGTGACCCACTTCGAACTGGCCGCGGCCGCCATTGCCGCGGGACTGCACCTGGTGGTGGACAAGCCTTTCGCCACGAGCTCCGCGCAGGGCGGGGAGCTGATCCGCCTCGCCGCACAATCAGGTGTCAGCCTGACGGTCTTTCAGAACCGCCGCTGGGACGCTGACTTCCTGACCCTCCAAAAACTCCTCCGCGAAGGAGCGCTCGGTGCGGTGCGCAGCTTCGAGTCACGCTTTGAATGGTGGCGTCCGGAGGGCTTCGGCAACTGGCGCGACACCACCCCGATCACGGAGGCCGGCGGGATCCTACACGACCTCGGCGCGCACCTGATCGACCAGGCCATCCAGCTCTTCGGCCCGGTAGCCGAAAGCTACGGGGAAACCGCCAACAACGGCCCGGACCCGGACGGAGCCGACACCGAGGCCTTCGTCTCCCTGCTGCATGAGGGCGGCGTCCGCTCACGGCTGTGGATGAACGGCACCGCGGCCCAGCTCGGTCCCCGCTTCCACCTGCTCGGCTCCACCGCCGGCTACACCAAATGGGGACTGGACGGGCAGGAAAGCGCCCTTGACGCCGGCACCTTCCCCACTGACCCGTCCTACGGCGTGGAAGCGGAAAGCACCTGGGGGCGCGTCGGCATTGACGGCTCGACGACAGCGATCCCGGCCGAGCGCGGGGCCTACCCCGACTTCTACCGGCAACTATCCGGGACCCTGACCGGCGAAGCCTCACTGCCCGTCGACCCGGCGGACTCCCTCGAGGTGCTGCAGATCATCGAGACAATCCACCAACTCTCCTGATTCTCCCCCCTCGATATTCCCCATCCCCGCAATTCCGGCTATCCCCGAGGCGCGCTTGCGCCCGGACGCTGTCCACTGGCCTAAGCGCGACAGCGGTTCCATCGAACAAAAAATTTGATTGAGAAAGAGAGCACACCATGCCTATTGTTCCCGCCAAGCACGTCGCCATCATCGGGGGCGGCATCATGGGCGTCTCCACCGCCGTCCACCTGCTGCGCGCAGGCGCCTCCGTGACCCTGCTGACTGAAACCCAGCTGGCCAGCGAAGCCACCGGCCGCTCCCTGTCCTGGCTGAACTCCGCCGGGGAACGCTCAGGCCCCTACCACGAGCTCCGGATGGCCGGCATCGACCGGTACCGGACCCTCTTCGCAGCCGACCCCACCCGCCAGTGGTTGCAGTTCGGCGGCGGCATCTTCTGGAACGCCGCCGGCAAAGAAGCCGACACTCGTGCCCGCCACGACTACGAGAAATCCCACGGCTACGACTCACAGCTCCTCGAGCCCGGAACCCTGGCGGCCGTGGCGCCATCCATCGACGCGGGCACCGTCCCGCCCGCCGCGATCTTCAATCCCGCCGAGGGCTGGGTCAGCCTGCCGGACTTGGTGGAGTTCCTGATGGCGGAATTCCACGACCGCGGCGGACGCCTGGTACTCAACGCCGGCAAGGCCGCCGTTGCCTTCGACAATGGACACGCCACCGGCGTCACCGACGAGTCAGGAAAGGTTTACAGCGCCGACGCAGTCTTGGTCGCCTGCGGAGCCGCCACCCCAGCCGTCGTCGCCCCGCTCGGCGTCCAGATCGGCAATGCCTCCCCGCTCTCCATGCTCGTCATCACCAAACCGCTGGAACACGGTATCACCGCGGTCATGAACACCCCTCGCGTCGCCATCCGCCCCAACCCCGGCAACACCCTGGCCCTGGACCACGACTGGTATGAGGACAGCATCACCGAACACGCCGACGGAACCTTCAGCATCCTCGACGACGTGGTGCAGGAACTCGCCGATGAAGCCAGCAAGCTCCTCACCGGCAACCCCAATCTCAAGCCCGCCTCCTGGAAGATCGGCTACAAGCCCATCCCCGGCGACGGCGAACCCGTCTTCGGAGAATTGACCAAAGCCCCCGGCTGCTACGTCGCCTTCACCCACTCCGGCGCCACCCTCGGACTCATCGCCGGCGAACTCCTGGCAGGCGAAATACTCACCCGAGAAAAGCACCCAATGCTCGCCACCTTCCGGCCCGAACGCTTCTCCTGACCCGAAGTTACGGTACCCTCCTGGCCGGGATCTTTGATTTTCCGGGCAGGAAGGGTCTTGAACCAATGCTCTGGAAACTGGCGCTAAGGCTGTTTGGCCCCTTTAGGAGTATCGGATAACGATCGTTGGTAAGACACCGTTTGAGGTTCTTTCCGACCCAGGGAATACACGGGCTCGTCGTGTAACGGTTGCCGCGTACGCACCAACGAAACGGGTAGCTCCCTTCGCGATACAACTAAGCCTGTGAAGCCCAACGCATCCTGGTGGCGACGAACGGGCCCGGTTGCCAGGCCACCACGGCTGATCGTTTCGGGTGAAGTATCGCGCCAGCGTCGGATATTTCACTTTTTCACAAGCCACCCCTAGGGCGTGTCTCCTAATGCTGCGGTCCAGATGACGACGGCTTGCAGGACGGCGGCTGATCGGTAGGTTTGGGCGAGTTTGTCGTAGCGTGTGGCCAGTCCGCGCCATTGCTTCAGGGTGTTGAAGCTGCGCTCGACGACGTTGCGGCGTTTGTAGGCTTCCTTGTCGTAGGTGACGGGCCGGCCGCCGACGGATCCCTTGCGCTTGCGGTTGGCTTTCTGGTCTTCCTTCTCGGGGATCACGCATTGGATGCCGTGGGTGCGCAGGTAGCTGCGGATCCCTTTGGAGGAGTAGGCCTTGTCGGCCATGGCACGGTCCGGGCGGGTTCGCGCCCGCCCGGGACCTGCCCGCTCTACTCTCAACGCTTCCATGAGGTTTTCAAACATGGGCGCGTCCCCGCCCTGGCCGGGGCCAAGCAGCAACACCAGCGGGCGTTTGTTGCCGTCGACCAAGGCGTGGATCTTGGTGGTCAGTCCGCCGCGGGACTTGCC
This region includes:
- a CDS encoding LacI family DNA-binding transcriptional regulator; the protein is MSNPSARRRDATVADVAREARLSKAQAARALGGYGAVSDDVRERVLAAAELLNYRPNELARTMNTGKSNTIGVVVGDIENPHFGLAMRGISDTAKKSGVNVILINTDEETTAEVDAVQVLLDKRVDGLIVAPASSVETEHLQRVYDSGRPLVLLDRRAEGLAVETIAADITGISYDSTLYLLERGHRRIAFISTLKADTPYIEGAQLDSSQIMDRLEGMRRAFLETGLYFPEDLVRLNAGNGESIKTITREVLLMSDPATAVVASDGLIALSVLEGIQELGLSIPGDVSFLMYDDFAWTRLTTPPLTVIAQPVYDMGVAAANALIRQIEGQKQEATTPAFTASLVRRGSVGTPRTAEDKRERNPGVYV
- a CDS encoding ABC transporter substrate-binding protein — translated: MKKSFRLRPAALLGAALAAVLALSACGGSSAAVSNNPYGLIQPGTIRVASVGDSKPYTFTDAQGNFTGFDVELFTDVAHRAGVDKVVFTGQDFSSILPAVANGQFDVGVAAIGITPARKQTVDFSNGYLAGYLTVITTKTSGIKSAKDLAGKRLGVVQGSLQEAYAVKNFPNANLVRFPDNNTAISAVNSGSVDAHFLDYEAAKTYEKQFGLVSAADIPSFDAPAGFAVAKDKPALLTALNKALAAAMEDGTWKKLYQKWFPGSPMPEQYLPKAEQTSSPAPSPSAAPTQ
- a CDS encoding amino acid ABC transporter permease; translated protein: MDWLNTIIRTFFDFPAMGQVLPQLLAVGLKNTLIISVAATIIGVVLGMVVAVMGISPSKWLRLPARIYTDLFRGLPAILTILLIGQGFARLSQSIFGPSPYPLGIIALSLIASSYIGEIFRAGIMSVERGQLEACRALGMSYAKGMALVVVPQGIRRVLPALVNQFIAIVKDSSLVYFLGLLVGERELFRVGQDAAVLSGNLSPLVMAGVFYLIITVPLTHLVNYFDNRFRTGRRPAAPSSGLNEVNELDAASPLITGSNT
- a CDS encoding amino acid ABC transporter ATP-binding protein, which gives rise to MSATTTSPTADIETFRGSSLQLKNLTMAFGDIEVLRNVSLAIAPGTTTCIIGPSGSGKSTLLRGINRLHEPKSGDVILDGESALALKPDVLRRRIGMVFQHFNLFPDHTALDNVALSLRRVKGMSRAEATERARRRLAEVGLAERADHRPRDLSGGQQQRVAIARALAMEPEVMLFDEATSALDPELVKGVLNLMASLAGRGMTMAVVTHEMGFARKVADQVVFMDEGEVIESGRPEDLFDNPQSERLQRFLSEVL
- a CDS encoding Gfo/Idh/MocA family protein, with amino-acid sequence MPRPNPATPYTPLRTAVVGYGISGRVFHTPLIAADPAYSLDAIVTSDPQRAREAAARYPGTRIVPTPEDLFALAANLDLVVLGTPPVTHFELAAAAIAAGLHLVVDKPFATSSAQGGELIRLAAQSGVSLTVFQNRRWDADFLTLQKLLREGALGAVRSFESRFEWWRPEGFGNWRDTTPITEAGGILHDLGAHLIDQAIQLFGPVAESYGETANNGPDPDGADTEAFVSLLHEGGVRSRLWMNGTAAQLGPRFHLLGSTAGYTKWGLDGQESALDAGTFPTDPSYGVEAESTWGRVGIDGSTTAIPAERGAYPDFYRQLSGTLTGEASLPVDPADSLEVLQIIETIHQLS
- a CDS encoding NAD(P)/FAD-dependent oxidoreductase produces the protein MPIVPAKHVAIIGGGIMGVSTAVHLLRAGASVTLLTETQLASEATGRSLSWLNSAGERSGPYHELRMAGIDRYRTLFAADPTRQWLQFGGGIFWNAAGKEADTRARHDYEKSHGYDSQLLEPGTLAAVAPSIDAGTVPPAAIFNPAEGWVSLPDLVEFLMAEFHDRGGRLVLNAGKAAVAFDNGHATGVTDESGKVYSADAVLVACGAATPAVVAPLGVQIGNASPLSMLVITKPLEHGITAVMNTPRVAIRPNPGNTLALDHDWYEDSITEHADGTFSILDDVVQELADEASKLLTGNPNLKPASWKIGYKPIPGDGEPVFGELTKAPGCYVAFTHSGATLGLIAGELLAGEILTREKHPMLATFRPERFS
- a CDS encoding IS5 family transposase (programmed frameshift), which translates into the protein MPSSSGKAGRPFNDHRLTTEGIIYRYRAGIPWRDLPPHFGAWQSVWKRHRRYSLDGTWDQVLAALLTRADAVGLISWEVSVDSTVNRAHQHGTNLPRHTGGPVELQEPADEPADHAIGKSRGGLTTKIHALVDGNKRPLVLLLGPGQGGDAPMFENLMEALRVERAGPGRARTRPDRAMADKAYSSKGIRSYLRTHGIQCVIPEKEDQKANRKRKGSVGGRPVTYDKEAYKRRNVVERSFNTLKQWRGLATRYDKLAQTYRSAAVLQAVVIWTAALGDTP